In one Paenibacillus sp. JQZ6Y-1 genomic region, the following are encoded:
- a CDS encoding cellulase family glycosylhydrolase has product MWRHNVKKWTAGAATMVLAFSLTAGSWSAPAYAATTPVQQHGQLKISSGKLVDASGKVVQLRGVSSHGIQWYGDYVNKDTMKWLRDDWGISVFRVAMYTAENGYISNPALANKVKEAVAAAKDLGVYIIIDWHILSDNDPNIYKTQAKSFFSEMAGSYGNLPNVIYEIANEPNGNVNWNNQIRPYALDVTQSIRAKDPDNVIIVGTGTWSQDIHDAADNQLPDANTMYALHFYAGTHGQSLRDRIDYARGKGAAIFVTEWGTSDASGNGGPFLTESKTWLDFLNSRNISWVNWSLSDKGEASAALTSGASTTGGWTDANLTTSGKFVRQQIKAGSTSTSGSTTTPGTDNGGGTTTPDPSTGGGSTTPTQPDTPSTGTGSLSLQFRSGDNNPSDNAIRPVFNIQNTGSAAVKLSDVKVRYYFNNDGKSGDQTYIDWASVGASNVSAASKAWSGNALANRYVEFSFGSGAGSIPAGGQSGEVQARIHPSDWSNFDETNDYSYNNGSTSFAKWNKVTVYQQGKLVWGTEPK; this is encoded by the coding sequence ATGTGGAGGCACAACGTAAAAAAATGGACAGCAGGAGCGGCAACGATGGTGCTTGCTTTCTCACTTACAGCAGGCTCATGGTCAGCACCGGCGTATGCGGCAACAACACCAGTTCAGCAGCATGGACAATTAAAAATTTCGAGCGGTAAGCTGGTGGATGCCAGTGGCAAAGTCGTACAGCTGCGTGGAGTCAGCTCGCATGGAATACAATGGTATGGCGATTATGTAAACAAGGATACGATGAAATGGTTGCGCGATGACTGGGGCATCTCGGTATTTCGGGTAGCCATGTATACAGCGGAAAACGGATACATTTCCAATCCGGCATTGGCAAACAAGGTCAAAGAAGCCGTTGCAGCGGCGAAGGATCTGGGCGTGTATATTATCATCGACTGGCATATTCTGTCGGATAACGATCCGAATATTTACAAAACACAGGCAAAAAGCTTTTTCAGTGAGATGGCGGGATCTTACGGCAATCTGCCCAATGTGATCTATGAAATTGCCAATGAGCCGAACGGCAATGTGAATTGGAATAATCAGATTCGTCCGTACGCGCTGGATGTCACACAAAGTATCCGTGCCAAAGACCCGGATAATGTGATCATTGTCGGTACAGGCACATGGAGTCAGGATATTCACGATGCGGCTGACAACCAATTGCCAGATGCCAATACGATGTATGCGCTACATTTCTACGCGGGTACGCATGGACAATCGCTGCGTGATCGGATCGATTATGCGCGTGGCAAAGGGGCGGCTATTTTCGTTACTGAATGGGGTACGAGTGATGCGTCTGGTAACGGCGGACCGTTTCTGACCGAATCGAAGACGTGGCTCGACTTCCTCAATAGCCGCAATATTAGCTGGGTAAACTGGTCGCTGTCAGATAAAGGAGAAGCCTCCGCTGCGCTGACATCGGGAGCCAGTACAACTGGCGGCTGGACCGATGCCAATCTGACGACTTCCGGCAAATTTGTGCGACAGCAGATCAAGGCAGGTAGCACTAGTACAAGCGGAAGTACAACAACGCCGGGAACGGACAATGGCGGTGGAACCACGACACCTGATCCGAGTACAGGCGGAGGCAGTACAACGCCAACCCAGCCGGACACACCTTCCACGGGTACAGGTTCACTATCCCTGCAATTCCGCAGTGGCGACAACAATCCATCTGACAATGCGATCCGCCCAGTGTTCAATATTCAAAATACCGGGAGTGCGGCGGTCAAGCTGAGTGATGTGAAGGTACGGTATTATTTTAATAATGATGGCAAATCCGGTGACCAGACGTATATCGACTGGGCGAGCGTTGGCGCATCCAATGTGAGCGCGGCATCCAAAGCATGGAGTGGTAACGCGCTGGCAAATCGGTATGTAGAATTCTCGTTTGGCAGCGGAGCGGGTAGCATTCCAGCGGGCGGACAAAGTGGAGAAGTACAGGCACGCATTCATCCGTCGGACTGGAGCAACTTTGACGAGACAAACGATTACTCGTACAACAATGGAAGTACGTCATTTGCCAAATGGAACAAGGTAACGGTGTATCAGCAGGGTAAGCTGGTATGGGGGACGGAGCCGAAGTGA